The Aphelocoma coerulescens isolate FSJ_1873_10779 chromosome 2, UR_Acoe_1.0, whole genome shotgun sequence genome contains a region encoding:
- the RPL30 gene encoding large ribosomal subunit protein eL30: MVAAKKTKKSLESINSRLQLVMKSGKYVLGYKQTLKMIRQGKAKLVILANNCPALRKSEIEYYAMLAKTGVHHYSGNNIELGTACGKYYRVCTLAIIDPGDSDIIRSMPEQTSEK, from the exons ATGGTGGCCGCGAAGAAGACG aaaaagTCCCTGGAGTCCATCAACTCCAGGCTTCAGCTGGTTATGAAAAGTGGCAAATATGTGCTTGGGTACAAACAGACCCTGAAAATGATTCGTCAGGGCAAGGCCAAGTTGGTCATCCTTGCCAACAACTGTCCTGCTTTGAG AAAATCAGAGATTGAGTACTACGCTATGCTTGCCAAGACTGGTGTCCATCATTATAGTGGGAACAACATTGAATTGGGCACAGCATGCGGAAAATACTACAGAGTGTGCACACTGGCCATCATCGACCCAG GTGACTCTGACATCATTAGAAGCATGCCAgaacaaaccagtgagaagTAA